In Nitrospira sp., one genomic interval encodes:
- a CDS encoding OmpH family outer membrane protein: MSGDSDERGRRRAAGTRRAWLGLAILLLLPWVGGCGANQSSVSPAMRIGVVDPQRLLNETNAGKKAKDMLAAFTKNRQALIELEEKELRRMEEDFMKQGSVLSANAKREREEQFRRRMAEYQQKVQDLNREVQDKQKSVLDDFRDKIEALSGRVAKRMGLQAIFDRGRGGPTLYFEETVDVSSQVIEEFNKVYP, translated from the coding sequence ATGAGTGGAGACAGCGACGAACGGGGGCGACGGCGAGCGGCGGGGACGCGACGGGCCTGGCTGGGCCTGGCCATCCTCCTTCTGCTGCCGTGGGTCGGCGGCTGTGGCGCGAACCAGTCGTCCGTGTCGCCGGCCATGCGGATCGGCGTCGTGGACCCGCAGCGGCTCTTGAATGAAACCAATGCGGGGAAGAAAGCCAAGGACATGCTGGCCGCCTTCACCAAGAACCGCCAGGCCTTGATCGAGCTGGAGGAAAAAGAGTTGCGCCGCATGGAAGAAGATTTCATGAAACAAGGCAGCGTGCTGAGCGCCAACGCCAAGCGCGAACGCGAAGAACAATTCCGCCGCCGCATGGCGGAGTATCAGCAGAAGGTCCAGGATTTGAATCGCGAAGTGCAAGACAAGCAGAAGAGCGTGTTGGACGATTTCCGCGACAAGATCGAAGCGCTTTCCGGCCGGGTGGCCAAACGGATGGGCCTGCAAGCGATCTTCGATCGTGGCCGCGGGGGGCCGACGCTGTATTTTGAAGAGACGGTGGATGTATCGTCGCAGGTCATCGAGGAATTCAACAAGGTGTACCCATGA
- a CDS encoding OmpH family outer membrane protein, which produces MKRNSMKGRNGGMAVVLVAVAAWFAQSAEAADRIKVGMMDQQQVIERTVAGKRALEELKSYSLTRQKIIDSDDQELKQLEKDVQDQALSEEVRKEKQDQFRTKLEAYQRRIQDFNREVQEKQRAMVAEYAQKIRAAAEAVAQKEGYAAVLDRGSESTVKIVIYGHPSVDLTEQIIKEFDRQNK; this is translated from the coding sequence ATGAAGAGGAACTCCATGAAGGGACGGAACGGGGGGATGGCCGTGGTGCTGGTGGCCGTAGCGGCATGGTTCGCCCAATCGGCCGAGGCGGCGGACCGGATCAAGGTCGGCATGATGGATCAACAACAGGTCATCGAACGCACGGTGGCCGGGAAGCGTGCGCTGGAAGAACTCAAGAGTTACTCCCTGACGCGCCAGAAGATCATCGATTCAGATGATCAGGAATTGAAACAGCTGGAGAAGGATGTCCAGGACCAGGCGCTGTCCGAGGAGGTTCGCAAGGAAAAGCAGGACCAGTTCCGAACCAAGCTTGAGGCGTATCAGCGCCGAATCCAGGACTTCAACCGCGAAGTGCAGGAGAAGCAGCGCGCGATGGTGGCGGAATATGCCCAGAAGATCCGCGCAGCCGCCGAGGCGGTCGCCCAGAAGGAAGGGTACGCGGCCGTCCTCGATCGGGGCAGCGAGTCCACCGTCAAGATCGTCATCTACGGCCATCCGTCGGTCGACCTGACGGAACAGATCATCAAGGAATTCGATCGGCAAAACAAATAG
- the fabZ gene encoding 3-hydroxyacyl-ACP dehydratase FabZ: MSVMDNVQIQSILPHRYPFLLVDRIQELDPDRRIVGIKNVTINEPFFQGHFPGRPVMPGVLMLEALAQVGGVLAFKSLGNVGRPVVYLTGIDAAKFRRPVVPGDILRLEVDVVRKRPPFWKMQGKAFVDSELVCEAEVTAMVTDEKADK; the protein is encoded by the coding sequence ATGTCAGTGATGGACAACGTGCAGATTCAATCGATCCTTCCCCACCGGTATCCGTTTTTGCTCGTCGATCGGATCCAGGAGCTGGATCCCGATCGACGGATCGTGGGGATCAAGAACGTCACCATCAACGAACCGTTTTTTCAGGGGCATTTCCCGGGACGGCCGGTCATGCCGGGCGTCTTGATGCTCGAAGCGCTGGCGCAGGTCGGCGGCGTGTTGGCGTTCAAGTCCCTGGGGAACGTCGGTCGCCCCGTGGTCTATTTGACCGGCATCGATGCGGCCAAGTTCCGAAGGCCGGTGGTGCCGGGCGATATCCTGCGTCTGGAGGTCGATGTGGTGCGGAAGCGTCCGCCCTTCTGGAAAATGCAGGGCAAGGCCTTCGTCGACTCCGAATTGGTGTGCGAAGCCGAAGTGACCGCAATGGTGACGGACGAAAAGGCCGACAAGTAG
- the lpxA gene encoding acyl-ACP--UDP-N-acetylglucosamine O-acyltransferase: protein MKIHPTAVIHPKAVLADDVEVGAYSVIGEHVRIGAGTRVLSHVSIDGWTEIGERCELHPFVSVGGPPQHMQYKGEPTKVIIGHDNILREYVTVNRATVQGGGVTSLGNANFLMAYVHVAHDCHLGNQLILANAASLAGHITIGDHAIIGGLSGIHQFVRIGAYAMVGGCCALGQDLPPFMRAAGGYRARMYGLNSIGLRRHGFSADRISLLKQAYELLFRSGHRVGAAAKLARDTFANSRDVMQVVDFMEGTKRGICRSVGKEQEGDEE from the coding sequence GTGAAGATACATCCGACCGCGGTGATCCATCCTAAAGCCGTGCTGGCGGACGACGTGGAAGTGGGGGCTTACTCCGTCATCGGCGAGCATGTCCGGATCGGCGCCGGGACGCGCGTGTTGTCCCATGTCTCGATCGACGGGTGGACGGAAATCGGCGAGCGGTGCGAGCTGCATCCCTTCGTGTCGGTGGGGGGGCCGCCGCAGCACATGCAGTACAAGGGCGAGCCGACGAAAGTCATCATCGGTCACGACAACATCCTGCGCGAGTATGTGACGGTCAATCGGGCGACCGTGCAGGGGGGTGGCGTGACCAGTCTCGGCAACGCCAATTTCCTCATGGCTTATGTGCATGTGGCGCATGACTGCCATCTGGGCAACCAGTTGATCCTGGCGAATGCGGCCAGCCTGGCCGGCCATATCACGATCGGCGACCACGCCATCATCGGCGGGCTGTCGGGCATCCACCAGTTCGTGCGGATCGGCGCCTATGCCATGGTCGGGGGCTGTTGTGCGCTCGGCCAGGATTTACCTCCCTTCATGAGGGCGGCAGGCGGGTACCGCGCGCGTATGTACGGTTTGAATTCCATCGGTCTGCGGCGCCACGGGTTTTCGGCGGATCGGATTTCCCTCTTGAAGCAGGCGTACGAGTTGTTGTTCCGCTCGGGGCATCGCGTGGGGGCGGCGGCCAAGCTGGCCCGCGATACGTTTGCGAACAGCCGGGATGTCATGCAGGTGGTCGATTTCATGGAGGGCACCAAGCGGGGCATCTGCCGATCGGTCGGCAAAGAACAGGAAGGGGACGAGGAGTAA
- the lpxI gene encoding UDP-2,3-diacylglucosamine diphosphatase LpxI (LpxI, functionally equivalent to LpxH, replaces it in LPS biosynthesis in a minority of bacteria.): MSCRWSISWRAPSGASADRSAKNRKGTRSNAVGHQGEATQVVEDLRIGLIAGNGRFPIIFADNARRLGYFVSAVAHEGETEPELARHVDRIHWIKIGQFNKLIESLKGDGIQEAVMLGGIKKTHVFTTVRPDFRALALAAKLMYLKDDEILRTVADELEGEGIRIRESTFGLQGILVEEGTLTKRAPDKKEWDDIRYGWEVGKQIGALDIGQCVVVKDRVIVAVEAVEGTDGAIRRGGELAREGAVVVKRCKPQQDLRFDLPAVGPRTIDVMESVKASVLALEAGRGILLDREETLAKANRAGIAIVGLA; the protein is encoded by the coding sequence ATGTCATGCAGGTGGTCGATTTCATGGAGGGCACCAAGCGGGGCATCTGCCGATCGGTCGGCAAAGAACAGGAAGGGGACGAGGAGTAACGCCGTGGGGCATCAAGGTGAAGCAACCCAGGTGGTCGAGGACTTGCGGATCGGCCTCATTGCGGGCAACGGCCGGTTTCCGATCATCTTCGCCGACAATGCCCGCCGGTTGGGCTACTTCGTGTCCGCCGTCGCCCACGAGGGAGAGACCGAGCCTGAATTGGCCCGGCACGTCGACCGTATCCATTGGATCAAGATCGGGCAGTTCAACAAGTTGATCGAGTCGCTCAAGGGCGACGGTATCCAGGAAGCCGTCATGCTCGGCGGCATCAAGAAGACCCATGTGTTCACCACGGTTCGTCCGGACTTTCGGGCCCTCGCGCTGGCCGCCAAATTGATGTACCTCAAGGACGATGAAATTCTCCGCACGGTGGCCGATGAACTGGAGGGGGAGGGGATTCGGATCCGCGAGTCCACCTTCGGGCTGCAGGGTATTCTGGTGGAGGAAGGAACCTTGACGAAACGCGCGCCGGACAAAAAGGAGTGGGACGATATCCGGTACGGTTGGGAGGTGGGCAAACAGATCGGCGCGCTGGACATTGGCCAATGCGTGGTCGTCAAGGATCGTGTCATCGTTGCGGTCGAAGCGGTGGAGGGGACCGATGGGGCGATTCGACGGGGCGGAGAGTTGGCGCGCGAGGGGGCTGTCGTGGTGAAGCGGTGCAAGCCTCAACAGGACCTTCGCTTCGACCTGCCGGCGGTCGGGCCTCGCACGATCGACGTGATGGAATCCGTGAAGGCCTCCGTGTTGGCGTTGGAAGCCGGTCGCGGCATTCTCTTGGATCGGGAAGAGACCCTCGCGAAGGCGAATCGCGCCGGAATCGCGATCGTCGGGCTGGCATGA
- a CDS encoding Gfo/Idh/MocA family oxidoreductase has translation MLKPLRAGVIGVGHLGQHHARHYAGLPGAVLAGVCDADGARAKMIADRHGAQAWTSLDELLRHVDLVSVAVPTVAHFAAAKACLEAGKHVLVEKPIAATATEARELVETAARHGCLLQVGHSERFNPIMQQMRSYIERPAFIEGHRLSPFGERGTDVDVVLDLMIHDLDLVLSFNPGPVEEVRAAGVPVLSPNIDIANARIAFAGGCVANLTASRVSTNRMRRLRVFQRDRYVSIDFQTRQAVVSRRVQAGGAKPTIDIEPFQAGNEEPLRLELDSFIRAVSTGSRPVVSGEDGEAALNLAGRVLDAIGQFTQRHAAAEPGS, from the coding sequence ATGCTGAAGCCCCTGCGGGCCGGAGTCATCGGTGTCGGCCATTTGGGGCAACACCATGCCCGTCACTATGCCGGCCTTCCGGGAGCCGTCCTGGCGGGCGTCTGTGATGCGGATGGGGCGCGTGCCAAGATGATTGCCGACCGGCATGGGGCGCAGGCTTGGACCAGTCTCGACGAGCTGCTCCGGCATGTCGATCTCGTGAGCGTGGCCGTTCCTACGGTGGCGCATTTCGCCGCCGCCAAGGCCTGTCTGGAAGCCGGCAAACATGTCTTGGTGGAGAAGCCGATCGCCGCGACCGCGACGGAGGCGAGGGAACTGGTTGAAACCGCCGCGCGCCACGGATGCCTCCTGCAGGTCGGGCATAGCGAGCGGTTCAATCCGATCATGCAACAGATGCGGTCGTACATCGAGCGTCCCGCCTTCATCGAAGGCCATCGACTAAGCCCGTTCGGCGAGCGCGGCACCGATGTGGATGTCGTGCTGGACTTGATGATCCACGATCTGGACCTGGTGTTGTCCTTCAACCCGGGGCCGGTGGAAGAGGTGCGCGCGGCGGGTGTCCCCGTCCTGTCGCCGAACATCGATATTGCCAACGCCAGGATCGCATTCGCCGGGGGCTGTGTGGCCAATTTGACCGCCAGCCGCGTCTCGACCAACCGCATGCGCCGCCTCAGGGTGTTTCAACGCGACCGGTACGTCTCGATCGATTTTCAAACCAGGCAGGCGGTCGTCTCGCGCCGTGTGCAGGCCGGAGGGGCCAAACCGACGATCGATATCGAGCCGTTCCAGGCCGGGAATGAAGAACCCTTGCGGTTGGAGTTGGATTCCTTCATTCGCGCCGTGTCGACCGGTTCGCGGCCTGTCGTGTCCGGCGAGGACGGAGAGGCTGCGCTCAATTTGGCCGGGCGCGTGCTCGACGCTATCGGGCAGTTCACGCAACGCCATGCGGCAGCCGAGCCGGGCTCGTGA
- the lpxB gene encoding lipid-A-disaccharide synthase, whose amino-acid sequence MPRILIVTGEASGDLHGAHLVKALRDLAPSLQVVGIGGPLMREAGAEVVKDIPQLDVMGLIGLSAVKAMGQRILRIRRLIQGERWDLVVLIDNPGLNFHFARVAKACGLKVLYYIAPQIWAWRRGRMRWIQQRVDHVLAILPFEEPLYRQAGVRCTFVGNPLLDEVAPTYDREGLRQQFGVSHAGPVIALFPGSRKAELEQHVPLLLETVKRLAERHPTMQFLLAQASSIQDDVLEGMLRNSPVPIRVFRHQSSEIMAAADLVIVKSGTSTLQAAVVGTPMVLFYRAPSWVTYRLAKWLIRVPWIGLANLVAGKGIVPELIQDDATPDRLVQETERLLQDQRAYEEMKSALSAVRRALGEPGASRRAAEAIVAECRA is encoded by the coding sequence ATGCCGCGCATTCTCATCGTGACCGGCGAAGCTTCCGGCGATCTGCATGGAGCCCATTTGGTCAAGGCCCTCAGGGACCTGGCTCCTTCGTTGCAGGTGGTCGGCATCGGCGGCCCGCTCATGCGGGAAGCCGGCGCGGAAGTGGTGAAGGACATTCCGCAACTCGATGTCATGGGGCTCATCGGGCTGTCCGCGGTCAAGGCGATGGGGCAGCGCATCTTGCGAATCAGACGATTGATCCAAGGTGAGCGCTGGGATCTGGTCGTGTTGATCGATAACCCCGGACTGAACTTTCATTTTGCGCGGGTGGCCAAGGCCTGCGGACTCAAGGTGCTCTATTATATCGCCCCGCAGATTTGGGCCTGGCGGCGAGGCCGCATGCGCTGGATCCAGCAACGTGTGGACCATGTGCTGGCGATTCTTCCCTTCGAGGAGCCGCTCTACCGACAGGCCGGCGTGCGCTGCACCTTCGTCGGCAATCCCCTGCTCGACGAAGTGGCCCCGACGTACGATCGCGAGGGCTTGCGGCAGCAGTTCGGCGTCTCGCATGCGGGGCCTGTGATCGCCCTCTTTCCCGGCAGTCGCAAAGCCGAATTGGAGCAGCACGTGCCCCTGCTGCTGGAGACGGTGAAGCGTTTGGCCGAGCGGCATCCGACCATGCAGTTTCTCCTGGCGCAGGCCTCGTCGATACAGGATGATGTGTTGGAGGGGATGCTGCGGAACAGTCCGGTGCCGATCAGGGTGTTTCGCCACCAGTCCAGCGAGATCATGGCCGCGGCTGACCTGGTCATCGTGAAGTCCGGGACGTCGACGTTACAGGCGGCGGTGGTCGGCACGCCGATGGTACTGTTTTACCGGGCGCCGTCCTGGGTTACCTATCGCTTGGCCAAATGGTTGATTCGTGTTCCCTGGATCGGGTTGGCGAACCTGGTCGCGGGCAAGGGGATCGTGCCGGAGCTGATTCAGGACGACGCCACTCCCGATCGCTTGGTGCAGGAAACCGAACGGTTGCTGCAGGATCAACGAGCCTATGAGGAGATGAAGAGCGCCTTGTCGGCGGTGCGTCGCGCCTTGGGCGAACCGGGCGCCTCACGCCGGGCGGCGGAAGCAATCGTGGCTGAGTGTCGAGCATGA
- the msbA gene encoding lipid A export permease/ATP-binding protein MsbA — protein MSSMKQYLRLLTYLNPYRFRLGAAFVCAALVAGLSAAYAWLVRPVLDGLFISKDESLLMVLPIAILLVAILKGVFNYGQNYLMNYVGNQVIGDIREQLFTKMVRLPVRFHDTNTSGRLVSRVINDVNQMANAIAGVLKDLFQQGLTFLAMIGVIVYQNWKLAMVSMIVVPLSVVTMVRMGQRLRKLATRGQERMGDMASTLQEALAGIRMVKSFGREEEEAKRFRQSNDAFIYTTMKAIQVSSLGSSHMEVIGVLGVAGIIWYGGYLVIHDEMTPGAFFSFLAAMFMAFTPIRRLSGANNTVQQALAAAERVFEVLDLPTEQDANGGQTELPTISRSLEFRQVAFQYEGQADAALSGIDLTIRAGEVIAFVGSSGSGKTTLVSLLPRFYEPTGGTILIDGVDLRTCTLRSVRSQIGIVSQEVILFDDTVRNNIGYGRQGATPDEVMQAAQLAYAHEFIVRMPEGYDTLIGERGLKLSGGERQRLAIARAILRDPPILILDEATSALDTQSERIVQMALANLMKNRTTLVVAHRLSTIQNADRIVVLDRGRVMEVGSHEELLRRGGMYRRLHAMQFAEALPE, from the coding sequence GTGTCGAGCATGAAACAGTACCTTCGACTGCTCACATATTTGAACCCCTATCGGTTCCGTCTCGGAGCGGCGTTTGTGTGCGCGGCATTGGTGGCTGGGCTCTCGGCGGCCTATGCCTGGCTGGTACGGCCTGTGCTCGACGGGCTCTTCATCAGCAAGGACGAGAGTCTGCTGATGGTGCTGCCCATTGCCATCCTGCTGGTGGCGATTCTCAAGGGCGTGTTCAACTACGGCCAGAATTACCTGATGAATTACGTCGGCAACCAAGTCATCGGCGACATCCGCGAGCAACTCTTCACCAAGATGGTGCGGCTGCCGGTGCGTTTTCACGATACCAATACCTCGGGTCGGCTGGTCTCGCGGGTCATCAATGACGTGAACCAGATGGCCAATGCCATCGCGGGCGTGCTGAAGGATCTCTTCCAGCAGGGCTTGACCTTTCTGGCCATGATCGGCGTGATCGTATACCAGAACTGGAAGCTGGCGATGGTCTCGATGATCGTCGTTCCGCTGTCCGTGGTGACCATGGTCCGGATGGGCCAACGGTTGCGCAAGTTGGCCACGCGGGGGCAAGAGCGCATGGGTGACATGGCCTCCACGCTTCAGGAAGCCCTCGCCGGGATTCGCATGGTGAAATCCTTCGGGCGCGAAGAGGAAGAAGCCAAGCGCTTTCGCCAGAGCAACGATGCCTTCATCTATACGACGATGAAGGCGATTCAGGTGTCCTCCTTGGGTTCCTCTCACATGGAGGTCATCGGCGTGCTCGGCGTGGCCGGCATCATCTGGTACGGCGGATACTTGGTCATTCATGACGAGATGACGCCCGGCGCCTTTTTCTCCTTCTTGGCCGCCATGTTCATGGCCTTTACGCCGATCCGTCGGCTGTCCGGCGCGAACAACACCGTGCAACAGGCGCTGGCGGCGGCCGAGCGGGTGTTTGAAGTGCTTGATCTACCGACCGAGCAGGACGCCAACGGCGGCCAGACGGAATTGCCGACCATCTCGCGCTCGCTGGAGTTCCGGCAGGTGGCGTTTCAGTACGAGGGGCAGGCCGATGCGGCGCTGAGCGGCATCGATTTGACGATTCGGGCCGGGGAAGTCATCGCCTTCGTGGGCAGCAGCGGCAGCGGCAAGACGACCCTCGTGAGCCTCTTGCCACGGTTTTATGAGCCGACCGGCGGGACGATCCTGATCGATGGGGTGGATCTCCGCACCTGCACCCTGCGCTCGGTGCGCAGCCAAATCGGGATCGTGTCGCAGGAGGTCATCCTCTTCGACGATACCGTCCGGAACAACATCGGCTACGGCCGGCAAGGTGCTACACCGGATGAAGTGATGCAGGCGGCGCAGTTGGCCTATGCGCATGAGTTCATCGTGCGCATGCCCGAGGGCTATGACACCCTCATCGGCGAACGCGGACTCAAGCTGTCCGGCGGTGAACGGCAGCGTCTTGCGATCGCCCGGGCCATTCTCCGCGATCCGCCGATCCTGATTCTGGACGAGGCCACCTCCGCGTTGGATACGCAGTCGGAGCGGATCGTGCAGATGGCGCTGGCCAACCTGATGAAAAACCGCACGACGTTGGTGGTGGCCCATCGCCTCTCGACCATTCAGAACGCCGACCGTATCGTCGTCTTGGACCGTGGCCGAGTCATGGAGGTCGGATCCCACGAAGAACTGCTGCGGAGAGGCGGGATGTACAGGCGGCTGCATGCGATGCAGTTTGCGGAGGCGCTCCCGGAGTGA
- a CDS encoding lysophospholipid acyltransferase family protein — MKTHQTNSVRTEPWLKRAVNALKIAVVPPVGYTIIRLLGRTMTMRSEGMEHVDRLLGRGQRMIIAFWHAQQLMMPLAHRGFEAHVLISRHRDGELIRRIAARFGLHAVRGSSTRGGAEAFRELIRIGRAGGNLVVTPDGPKGPRQVAKVGVVQLARATGLPIVPMAFACSKKNSSRAGTVSSCPIPFRGASSCWALPSSFHRRRLPMSWSRCA, encoded by the coding sequence GTGAAGACCCACCAGACGAATTCCGTGCGAACGGAGCCATGGCTGAAGCGTGCGGTGAATGCGCTCAAGATCGCCGTGGTTCCGCCGGTCGGGTACACCATCATTCGCCTGCTGGGCCGTACGATGACCATGCGCAGCGAAGGCATGGAGCATGTCGATCGGCTGCTGGGACGGGGACAGCGGATGATCATCGCCTTTTGGCATGCGCAGCAATTGATGATGCCGCTTGCCCACCGGGGCTTCGAGGCCCATGTGCTGATCAGCCGCCATCGAGACGGTGAATTGATCCGGCGCATCGCGGCGCGCTTCGGTCTTCACGCGGTGCGCGGCTCCAGCACCAGAGGGGGGGCAGAGGCCTTTCGCGAGCTGATCCGCATCGGCCGGGCCGGGGGGAATCTGGTGGTGACCCCGGATGGCCCGAAGGGGCCGCGCCAGGTCGCCAAGGTCGGCGTGGTGCAATTGGCGAGGGCCACCGGTTTACCTATCGTGCCCATGGCCTTTGCCTGCTCAAAAAAAAACTCTTCGCGAGCTGGGACCGTTTCCTCCTGCCCTATCCCTTTTCGCGGGGCCTCTTCCTGCTGGGCCCTCCCCTCGTCGTTCCATCGGAGGCGTCTTCCGATGAGTTGGAGTCGGTGCGCCTGA
- a CDS encoding 3-deoxy-D-manno-octulosonic acid transferase: MWYLLYNVLLLAASPVILLVLLAKRRCRRGLPQRLGLAAEAATSGTFGASIPVIWIHAVSLGEVVAVAPLVRDLRRQYPIARLIVSTVTETGREAVEQRLAGVAEHRYAPLDFPWVVEQVIDRLRPSLYIFVETELWPNLLRSLHRRHIPSVLVNGRLSTRSFKRQRLPVIRDFYRSMLRMISCCLMQSERDAQRIIELGADPASVRSTGNIKFDQPLPQAGAAGQLLSRASLGIAEEDQILVAGSTHPGEEEAIVAAYRTLSKEFPQLLLILAPRHIERTPQVEQWLRAQGLALSLRSRGGSLPPAGSGPRVLLLDSRGELALIYREAVAAFVGGTLAPIGGHNLLEPAVWGKPVLFGPHTDHCAEVAALLTNAGGGLVVQNEAELAQVLHSLLRDPVARQRMGQAAQQVVADNQGALSRSAEIIATFLPSRENSVAGGCEAASPAVGRPS, encoded by the coding sequence ATGTGGTACCTCCTGTACAACGTGCTGCTGCTGGCGGCATCCCCTGTCATCCTGCTGGTGTTGCTGGCTAAACGACGGTGCCGGCGCGGTTTGCCGCAACGCTTGGGCCTGGCGGCGGAAGCGGCTACGAGCGGAACGTTCGGCGCTTCGATCCCGGTGATTTGGATCCATGCCGTGTCGCTGGGGGAAGTCGTGGCGGTTGCCCCGCTGGTCCGGGATCTGCGCCGACAGTATCCCATCGCTCGGTTGATCGTCTCGACGGTTACGGAAACGGGCCGGGAGGCCGTCGAACAGCGCCTGGCGGGCGTCGCTGAACACCGGTATGCGCCCCTGGATTTCCCGTGGGTCGTCGAGCAGGTGATCGATCGCCTCCGGCCCAGCCTCTACATCTTCGTCGAGACGGAACTCTGGCCGAATCTCCTGCGCAGCCTGCACCGGCGCCACATCCCGTCGGTCTTGGTGAATGGGCGTCTGTCCACACGCTCGTTCAAGCGGCAGCGCCTGCCCGTGATACGAGATTTCTATCGGTCGATGCTACGCATGATCAGCTGTTGTCTCATGCAGTCGGAGCGTGATGCGCAGCGGATCATCGAACTGGGGGCCGATCCTGCGTCGGTCCGGTCCACCGGCAACATCAAATTCGATCAGCCGCTGCCGCAGGCCGGCGCGGCCGGACAGCTGTTGAGCAGGGCCTCGCTGGGAATCGCGGAGGAGGACCAGATCCTAGTGGCCGGGAGCACGCATCCGGGGGAAGAGGAGGCGATTGTCGCGGCCTATCGGACCCTCAGCAAGGAATTTCCGCAGCTCCTCCTGATCCTCGCCCCGCGCCACATCGAACGCACGCCGCAGGTCGAACAGTGGCTCAGGGCCCAGGGGCTCGCGTTGTCGCTGCGGAGCCGTGGCGGCTCCCTGCCGCCGGCCGGCAGCGGGCCGCGGGTGCTGCTGTTGGATAGCAGAGGGGAGTTAGCGTTGATCTATCGCGAGGCGGTGGCGGCCTTCGTGGGCGGAACCTTGGCGCCGATCGGGGGCCACAATTTGCTGGAGCCGGCAGTATGGGGGAAACCGGTCCTGTTCGGGCCCCACACGGACCATTGTGCAGAGGTTGCCGCGCTGCTCACCAACGCGGGCGGCGGCCTGGTGGTGCAGAATGAGGCGGAGTTGGCCCAAGTCCTCCACAGCTTATTGCGCGATCCCGTTGCGCGGCAACGGATGGGGCAGGCGGCGCAGCAGGTGGTGGCGGACAATCAGGGGGCCCTCAGCCGAAGCGCGGAGATCATTGCGACGTTCTTGCCGTCGAGAGAAAACTCGGTGGCGGGAGGATGCGAGGCGGCGTCACCGGCCGTGGGGCGGCCATCGTGA
- the lpxK gene encoding tetraacyldisaccharide 4'-kinase, which yields MRGGVTGRGAAIVTGAQMGLRRGSPWHWMGAPYELAARIRVWCYERGWFRTRTLPRPVISVGNLTVGGTGKTPVVIYLVERLMQQGRRVAVLSRGYRRRSRVPRLLVSDGNQVLVGPEEAGDEPHLIASRCPGVVVAVGADRHALGQWLLSRLSVDCFVLDDGFQHLALHRDVNLLLLDATDLDGLQALLPIGRLREPLTAAARASAILITRADREDQVEALWDYVRGANGGLSSPLRVTFPADGFRRVGSNESQPSSRFRARKAFLVSGIGNAGSFHRLVALQGLIVAGTWALADHAHYTQASVEAVRARAKACGAELVVTTEKDAGKVAPFLTEGEGWWALALRTEITSGRERLDQLLALPFPPPSKEGHA from the coding sequence ATGCGAGGCGGCGTCACCGGCCGTGGGGCGGCCATCGTGACCGGGGCGCAGATGGGGCTGCGTCGGGGATCTCCCTGGCACTGGATGGGCGCTCCATACGAGCTTGCGGCTCGGATTCGAGTCTGGTGTTATGAACGGGGGTGGTTCCGAACGAGAACGTTGCCCCGTCCCGTGATCAGCGTGGGAAATCTGACCGTGGGGGGCACCGGCAAGACGCCGGTCGTGATCTATCTGGTCGAGCGATTGATGCAGCAGGGGCGGCGCGTGGCGGTACTGAGCCGCGGGTATCGGCGGCGAAGCCGGGTGCCGCGGCTGCTCGTGTCGGATGGCAATCAGGTGCTGGTCGGGCCGGAGGAGGCGGGTGACGAACCCCATTTGATCGCGAGTCGTTGTCCCGGTGTCGTCGTGGCCGTCGGTGCGGATCGTCATGCCCTGGGGCAATGGCTGTTGAGCCGGCTGTCCGTCGACTGCTTCGTGCTGGATGATGGATTTCAACATCTCGCGCTCCATCGCGACGTGAACCTCCTGCTGCTGGATGCCACAGACCTGGACGGCCTGCAGGCGCTCTTGCCCATTGGACGGCTGCGCGAGCCACTGACGGCGGCGGCTCGGGCGAGCGCGATCCTCATCACCAGAGCCGATCGCGAGGATCAGGTGGAGGCCCTGTGGGACTACGTGCGTGGCGCCAACGGTGGCTTGTCTTCACCCCTCCGGGTAACGTTCCCCGCCGATGGCTTTCGCCGGGTCGGCTCCAACGAATCGCAGCCGTCCTCTCGATTTCGCGCGCGCAAGGCGTTTCTGGTCAGCGGTATCGGCAATGCCGGGTCGTTCCACCGGCTGGTGGCGTTGCAGGGCCTGATCGTAGCGGGGACCTGGGCCTTGGCCGACCATGCGCACTATACCCAGGCTTCGGTGGAGGCGGTTCGAGCCAGAGCCAAGGCCTGCGGCGCGGAGTTGGTGGTGACGACCGAGAAGGATGCCGGCAAGGTCGCCCCCTTCCTCACGGAAGGCGAGGGCTGGTGGGCGCTGGCGCTCCGGACCGAGATCACCAGCGGGCGCGAACGGCTGGATCAGCTGTTGGCCCTGCCGTTTCCGCCGCCTTCGAAGGAGGGCCATGCGTAA